The following are from one region of the Quercus robur chromosome 1, dhQueRobu3.1, whole genome shotgun sequence genome:
- the LOC126689152 gene encoding potassium transporter 1 isoform X2, translating into MNPSEEFVEQGTSQQNLRRVSSTTVLALAYQSLGVVYGDLCISPLYVYKTTFSGKLSLHENDEEIYGVLSFIFWTITLIALFKYVFIVMLADDNGEGGTFALYSLLCRHAGLSILPNQQAADEKLSEYVTDRSADTWQSSALKSFFEKHPRFCKGLLIFVLLGTCMAIADGVLTPAISVLSAVSGIKLKITELHEMGLFSLQHYGTHKVAFMFAPIVTAWLLCLTGIGVYNIFRWNSHIFHALSPIYMLKFLKSTGIEGWVSLGGVVLAITGVETMFANLGHFSSLSIRIAFTFLVYPSLLLTYMGEAAFLSKHHEDIERSFYKAIPETVFWPVFIVATFAAVIGSQAVISATFSIISQCCALNCFPHVRIIHTSSKIYGQIYIPEVNWMLMCLSLAVTIGLRDTGMMGHAYGLAVTTVMFVTTCLMAMVMIIVWKQKTVTAVAFLLVFGSMELLYISACIFKVPEGAWIALTVSSIFMAVMYIWNYGTMKKHQFDVENKVSMNRIVSLGPSLGMVRVPGIGLVYTNLVTGVPAVFGHFVTNLPAFHQVLVFVCIKSVQVPYVCEKERILISRVGPKECGMFRCILRYGYKDLQQENYNFENRLVSGLVQFVETEDETASKATDFCGEFGNSDIEAFDSSVHTISISYPEEDRVRCSCDIQVMTSDIGRVESFLLKDESLQILKAKESGVTYVLGHSYAKSKKPSSIFKKFAIDVVYAFLSKNGTEPNILMKVSPTSLLEVGMIYYV; encoded by the exons ATGAACCCCTCTGAAGAATTTGTAGAACAGGGAACATCTCAACAG AACTTGAGAAGGGTGTCCTCTACAACAGTGCTTGCATTGGCTTATCAAAGTCTTGGAGTGGTATATGGCGATCTCTGTATCTCCCCTCTCTATGTTTACAAGACCACATTCTCTGGGAAATTAAGCCTGCATGAGAATGATGAAGAGATTTATGGGGTGCTTTCCTTTATCTTCTGGACAATTACACTTATTGCTCTCTTCAAATATGTATTCATAGTGATGTTGGCTGATGACAATGGTGAAG GTGGTACATTTGCATTGTACTCTCTTCTCTGCCGACATGCAGGACTAAGCATTCTACCCAATCAACAAGCTGCAGATGAGAAGTTGTCTGAGTATGTAACAGACAGATCTGCAGACACCTGGCAGAGTTCTGCTCTGAAGTCATTCTTTGAGAAGCACCCAAGGTTTTGCAAAGGGCTGTTGATTTTTGTACTGCTTGGAACCTGCATGGCTATTGCTGATGGAGTACTCACTCCTGCAATATCAG TTCTTTCAGCAGTTTCAGGCATCAAACTGAAGATCACAGAACTCCATGAGA TGGGGCTTTTCTCCCTTCAGCACTACGGAACACACAAAGTTGCTTTCATGTTTGCTCCAATTGTCACAGCATGGCTTCTTTGTCTTACTGGCATTGGGGTATACAACATATTTCGGTGGAATTCTCATATATTTCATGCACTTTCTCCAATTTACATGTTAAAGTTCCTTAAAAGCACAGGCATTGAAGGATGGGTATCATTAGGAGGAGTGGTTCTTGCCATCACAG GTGTGGAGACAATGTTTGCTAATTTGGGCCATTTCTCTTCACTCTCAATTAGG ATAGCCTTCACATTTCTAGTATATCCCTCTTTGCTTCTTACGTATATGGGTGAGGCTGCATTCCTTTCTAAGCACCATGAAGATATTGAGAGAAGCTTCTATAAAGCCATACCAG AAACTGTCTTTTGGCCAGTGTTCATAGTAGCTACTTTTGCGGCTGTGATAGGGAGTCAGGCTGTAATATCAGCTACTTTCTCCATTATAAGCCAGTGCTGTGCATTGAATTGCTTTCCCCATGTTAGAATCATCCATACTTCCAGTAAAATATATGGGCAAATATACATACCTGAGGTCAATTGGATGCTAATGTGCCTTTCTTTAGCTGTGACAATCGGATTGAGGGACACAGGCATGATGGGTCATGCATATG GGCTAGCAGTGACTACCGTTATGTTTGTGACAACTTGCTTGATGGCAATGGTGATGATAATAGTGTGGAAGCAAAAGACAGTTACTGCTGTTGCATTTCTGTTGGTGTTTGGATCAATGGAACTACTTTACATCTCTGCATGTATTTTCAAGGTACCTGAGGGTGCATGGATTGCGCTTACAGTGTCTTCTATCTTTATGGCTGTAATGTACATATGGAATTatggaacaatgaagaaacacCAGTTTGATGTGGAGAACAAGGTTTCAATGAATAGGATAGTGTCTTTAGGGCCAAGCTTAGGAATGGTCCGGGTCCCTGGAATTGGACTTGTATACACTAATCTGGTAACAGGGGTACCAGCTGTTTTTGGACATTTTGTGACTAATTTACCTGCATTCCATCAAgtgcttgtttttgtttgcatAAAATCTGTTCAAGTTCCCTATGTTTGTGAAAAGGAACGAATTCTCATTAGTAGGGTAGGCCCAAAGGAGTGTGGCATGTTCAGATGCATTCTGAGGTATGGTTACAAGGATCTGcaacaagaaaattacaatttcgAAAACAGATTGGTGTCTGGACTTGTACAATTTGTAGAAACTGAGGACGAAACTGCATCAAAAGCAACTGATTTTTGTGGAGAGTTTGGAAACTCAGATATTGAAGCCTTTGATTCTTCAGTGCATACCATCTCAATTTCATATCCTGAAGAGGACAGAGTGAGATGTTCATGTGATATTCAAGTGATGACATCTGATATTGGTCGTGTGGAAAGTTTTCTTCTTAAAGATGAGTCTCTGCAGATTTTAAAAGCCAAAGAATCTGGCGTCACTTATGTTTTGGGGCATTCCTATGCAAAGTCAAAGAAACCATCTTccatttttaagaaatttgCCATTGATGTAGTATATGCTTTTTTAAGCAAGAATGGTACAGAGCCTAATATTCTCATGAAGGTGTCCCCTACTTCTTTGCTGGAAGTTGGTATGATTTACTATGTCtaa
- the LOC126689152 gene encoding potassium transporter 1 isoform X3, whose protein sequence is MNPSEEFVEQGTSQQNLRRVSSTTVLALAYQSLGVVYGDLCISPLYVYKTTFSGKLSLHENDEEIYGVLSFIFWTITLIALFKYVFIVMLADDNGEGLSILPNQQAADEKLSEYVTDRSADTWQSSALKSFFEKHPRFCKGLLIFVLLGTCMAIADGVLTPAISVLSAVSGIKLKITELHENHIVIISCVILVGLFSLQHYGTHKVAFMFAPIVTAWLLCLTGIGVYNIFRWNSHIFHALSPIYMLKFLKSTGIEGWVSLGGVVLAITGVETMFANLGHFSSLSIRIAFTFLVYPSLLLTYMGEAAFLSKHHEDIERSFYKAIPETVFWPVFIVATFAAVIGSQAVISATFSIISQCCALNCFPHVRIIHTSSKIYGQIYIPEVNWMLMCLSLAVTIGLRDTGMMGHAYGLAVTTVMFVTTCLMAMVMIIVWKQKTVTAVAFLLVFGSMELLYISACIFKVPEGAWIALTVSSIFMAVMYIWNYGTMKKHQFDVENKVSMNRIVSLGPSLGMVRVPGIGLVYTNLVTGVPAVFGHFVTNLPAFHQVLVFVCIKSVQVPYVCEKERILISRVGPKECGMFRCILRYGYKDLQQENYNFENRLVSGLVQFVETEDETASKATDFCGEFGNSDIEAFDSSVHTISISYPEEDRVRCSCDIQVMTSDIGRVESFLLKDESLQILKAKESGVTYVLGHSYAKSKKPSSIFKKFAIDVVYAFLSKNGTEPNILMKVSPTSLLEVGMIYYV, encoded by the exons ATGAACCCCTCTGAAGAATTTGTAGAACAGGGAACATCTCAACAG AACTTGAGAAGGGTGTCCTCTACAACAGTGCTTGCATTGGCTTATCAAAGTCTTGGAGTGGTATATGGCGATCTCTGTATCTCCCCTCTCTATGTTTACAAGACCACATTCTCTGGGAAATTAAGCCTGCATGAGAATGATGAAGAGATTTATGGGGTGCTTTCCTTTATCTTCTGGACAATTACACTTATTGCTCTCTTCAAATATGTATTCATAGTGATGTTGGCTGATGACAATGGTGAAG GACTAAGCATTCTACCCAATCAACAAGCTGCAGATGAGAAGTTGTCTGAGTATGTAACAGACAGATCTGCAGACACCTGGCAGAGTTCTGCTCTGAAGTCATTCTTTGAGAAGCACCCAAGGTTTTGCAAAGGGCTGTTGATTTTTGTACTGCTTGGAACCTGCATGGCTATTGCTGATGGAGTACTCACTCCTGCAATATCAG TTCTTTCAGCAGTTTCAGGCATCAAACTGAAGATCACAGAACTCCATGAGA aTCACATTGTTATTATCTCGTGTGTCATTTTAGTGGGGCTTTTCTCCCTTCAGCACTACGGAACACACAAAGTTGCTTTCATGTTTGCTCCAATTGTCACAGCATGGCTTCTTTGTCTTACTGGCATTGGGGTATACAACATATTTCGGTGGAATTCTCATATATTTCATGCACTTTCTCCAATTTACATGTTAAAGTTCCTTAAAAGCACAGGCATTGAAGGATGGGTATCATTAGGAGGAGTGGTTCTTGCCATCACAG GTGTGGAGACAATGTTTGCTAATTTGGGCCATTTCTCTTCACTCTCAATTAGG ATAGCCTTCACATTTCTAGTATATCCCTCTTTGCTTCTTACGTATATGGGTGAGGCTGCATTCCTTTCTAAGCACCATGAAGATATTGAGAGAAGCTTCTATAAAGCCATACCAG AAACTGTCTTTTGGCCAGTGTTCATAGTAGCTACTTTTGCGGCTGTGATAGGGAGTCAGGCTGTAATATCAGCTACTTTCTCCATTATAAGCCAGTGCTGTGCATTGAATTGCTTTCCCCATGTTAGAATCATCCATACTTCCAGTAAAATATATGGGCAAATATACATACCTGAGGTCAATTGGATGCTAATGTGCCTTTCTTTAGCTGTGACAATCGGATTGAGGGACACAGGCATGATGGGTCATGCATATG GGCTAGCAGTGACTACCGTTATGTTTGTGACAACTTGCTTGATGGCAATGGTGATGATAATAGTGTGGAAGCAAAAGACAGTTACTGCTGTTGCATTTCTGTTGGTGTTTGGATCAATGGAACTACTTTACATCTCTGCATGTATTTTCAAGGTACCTGAGGGTGCATGGATTGCGCTTACAGTGTCTTCTATCTTTATGGCTGTAATGTACATATGGAATTatggaacaatgaagaaacacCAGTTTGATGTGGAGAACAAGGTTTCAATGAATAGGATAGTGTCTTTAGGGCCAAGCTTAGGAATGGTCCGGGTCCCTGGAATTGGACTTGTATACACTAATCTGGTAACAGGGGTACCAGCTGTTTTTGGACATTTTGTGACTAATTTACCTGCATTCCATCAAgtgcttgtttttgtttgcatAAAATCTGTTCAAGTTCCCTATGTTTGTGAAAAGGAACGAATTCTCATTAGTAGGGTAGGCCCAAAGGAGTGTGGCATGTTCAGATGCATTCTGAGGTATGGTTACAAGGATCTGcaacaagaaaattacaatttcgAAAACAGATTGGTGTCTGGACTTGTACAATTTGTAGAAACTGAGGACGAAACTGCATCAAAAGCAACTGATTTTTGTGGAGAGTTTGGAAACTCAGATATTGAAGCCTTTGATTCTTCAGTGCATACCATCTCAATTTCATATCCTGAAGAGGACAGAGTGAGATGTTCATGTGATATTCAAGTGATGACATCTGATATTGGTCGTGTGGAAAGTTTTCTTCTTAAAGATGAGTCTCTGCAGATTTTAAAAGCCAAAGAATCTGGCGTCACTTATGTTTTGGGGCATTCCTATGCAAAGTCAAAGAAACCATCTTccatttttaagaaatttgCCATTGATGTAGTATATGCTTTTTTAAGCAAGAATGGTACAGAGCCTAATATTCTCATGAAGGTGTCCCCTACTTCTTTGCTGGAAGTTGGTATGATTTACTATGTCtaa
- the LOC126689152 gene encoding potassium transporter 1 isoform X1 — translation MNPSEEFVEQGTSQQNLRRVSSTTVLALAYQSLGVVYGDLCISPLYVYKTTFSGKLSLHENDEEIYGVLSFIFWTITLIALFKYVFIVMLADDNGEGGTFALYSLLCRHAGLSILPNQQAADEKLSEYVTDRSADTWQSSALKSFFEKHPRFCKGLLIFVLLGTCMAIADGVLTPAISVLSAVSGIKLKITELHENHIVIISCVILVGLFSLQHYGTHKVAFMFAPIVTAWLLCLTGIGVYNIFRWNSHIFHALSPIYMLKFLKSTGIEGWVSLGGVVLAITGVETMFANLGHFSSLSIRIAFTFLVYPSLLLTYMGEAAFLSKHHEDIERSFYKAIPETVFWPVFIVATFAAVIGSQAVISATFSIISQCCALNCFPHVRIIHTSSKIYGQIYIPEVNWMLMCLSLAVTIGLRDTGMMGHAYGLAVTTVMFVTTCLMAMVMIIVWKQKTVTAVAFLLVFGSMELLYISACIFKVPEGAWIALTVSSIFMAVMYIWNYGTMKKHQFDVENKVSMNRIVSLGPSLGMVRVPGIGLVYTNLVTGVPAVFGHFVTNLPAFHQVLVFVCIKSVQVPYVCEKERILISRVGPKECGMFRCILRYGYKDLQQENYNFENRLVSGLVQFVETEDETASKATDFCGEFGNSDIEAFDSSVHTISISYPEEDRVRCSCDIQVMTSDIGRVESFLLKDESLQILKAKESGVTYVLGHSYAKSKKPSSIFKKFAIDVVYAFLSKNGTEPNILMKVSPTSLLEVGMIYYV, via the exons ATGAACCCCTCTGAAGAATTTGTAGAACAGGGAACATCTCAACAG AACTTGAGAAGGGTGTCCTCTACAACAGTGCTTGCATTGGCTTATCAAAGTCTTGGAGTGGTATATGGCGATCTCTGTATCTCCCCTCTCTATGTTTACAAGACCACATTCTCTGGGAAATTAAGCCTGCATGAGAATGATGAAGAGATTTATGGGGTGCTTTCCTTTATCTTCTGGACAATTACACTTATTGCTCTCTTCAAATATGTATTCATAGTGATGTTGGCTGATGACAATGGTGAAG GTGGTACATTTGCATTGTACTCTCTTCTCTGCCGACATGCAGGACTAAGCATTCTACCCAATCAACAAGCTGCAGATGAGAAGTTGTCTGAGTATGTAACAGACAGATCTGCAGACACCTGGCAGAGTTCTGCTCTGAAGTCATTCTTTGAGAAGCACCCAAGGTTTTGCAAAGGGCTGTTGATTTTTGTACTGCTTGGAACCTGCATGGCTATTGCTGATGGAGTACTCACTCCTGCAATATCAG TTCTTTCAGCAGTTTCAGGCATCAAACTGAAGATCACAGAACTCCATGAGA aTCACATTGTTATTATCTCGTGTGTCATTTTAGTGGGGCTTTTCTCCCTTCAGCACTACGGAACACACAAAGTTGCTTTCATGTTTGCTCCAATTGTCACAGCATGGCTTCTTTGTCTTACTGGCATTGGGGTATACAACATATTTCGGTGGAATTCTCATATATTTCATGCACTTTCTCCAATTTACATGTTAAAGTTCCTTAAAAGCACAGGCATTGAAGGATGGGTATCATTAGGAGGAGTGGTTCTTGCCATCACAG GTGTGGAGACAATGTTTGCTAATTTGGGCCATTTCTCTTCACTCTCAATTAGG ATAGCCTTCACATTTCTAGTATATCCCTCTTTGCTTCTTACGTATATGGGTGAGGCTGCATTCCTTTCTAAGCACCATGAAGATATTGAGAGAAGCTTCTATAAAGCCATACCAG AAACTGTCTTTTGGCCAGTGTTCATAGTAGCTACTTTTGCGGCTGTGATAGGGAGTCAGGCTGTAATATCAGCTACTTTCTCCATTATAAGCCAGTGCTGTGCATTGAATTGCTTTCCCCATGTTAGAATCATCCATACTTCCAGTAAAATATATGGGCAAATATACATACCTGAGGTCAATTGGATGCTAATGTGCCTTTCTTTAGCTGTGACAATCGGATTGAGGGACACAGGCATGATGGGTCATGCATATG GGCTAGCAGTGACTACCGTTATGTTTGTGACAACTTGCTTGATGGCAATGGTGATGATAATAGTGTGGAAGCAAAAGACAGTTACTGCTGTTGCATTTCTGTTGGTGTTTGGATCAATGGAACTACTTTACATCTCTGCATGTATTTTCAAGGTACCTGAGGGTGCATGGATTGCGCTTACAGTGTCTTCTATCTTTATGGCTGTAATGTACATATGGAATTatggaacaatgaagaaacacCAGTTTGATGTGGAGAACAAGGTTTCAATGAATAGGATAGTGTCTTTAGGGCCAAGCTTAGGAATGGTCCGGGTCCCTGGAATTGGACTTGTATACACTAATCTGGTAACAGGGGTACCAGCTGTTTTTGGACATTTTGTGACTAATTTACCTGCATTCCATCAAgtgcttgtttttgtttgcatAAAATCTGTTCAAGTTCCCTATGTTTGTGAAAAGGAACGAATTCTCATTAGTAGGGTAGGCCCAAAGGAGTGTGGCATGTTCAGATGCATTCTGAGGTATGGTTACAAGGATCTGcaacaagaaaattacaatttcgAAAACAGATTGGTGTCTGGACTTGTACAATTTGTAGAAACTGAGGACGAAACTGCATCAAAAGCAACTGATTTTTGTGGAGAGTTTGGAAACTCAGATATTGAAGCCTTTGATTCTTCAGTGCATACCATCTCAATTTCATATCCTGAAGAGGACAGAGTGAGATGTTCATGTGATATTCAAGTGATGACATCTGATATTGGTCGTGTGGAAAGTTTTCTTCTTAAAGATGAGTCTCTGCAGATTTTAAAAGCCAAAGAATCTGGCGTCACTTATGTTTTGGGGCATTCCTATGCAAAGTCAAAGAAACCATCTTccatttttaagaaatttgCCATTGATGTAGTATATGCTTTTTTAAGCAAGAATGGTACAGAGCCTAATATTCTCATGAAGGTGTCCCCTACTTCTTTGCTGGAAGTTGGTATGATTTACTATGTCtaa